A genomic window from Polaribacter gangjinensis includes:
- a CDS encoding toll/interleukin-1 receptor domain-containing protein, with the protein MARCTAPSRGHRTASGAANCPACSSRYGGYGSRYSYPSYDNYYSSTSRTSSSGNYNISKGRTRKASWSKSSSTIYYTSAEINALTPVRKVVEKRAEKPDIRDIFLCHAWDDRKESALELYNLLESNGVNVWFSEKDIPLGTSFLREIDKGLAKSKIGIVLVTPNFLKRVQNEGVAEKELSALLATDQLVPIVHNTTYDELRDVSPLLGSRNGLDTQEDTMENIAKKLTELITVKEENYS; encoded by the coding sequence ATGGCAAGATGTACAGCACCTTCAAGAGGACATAGAACAGCAAGTGGCGCAGCAAATTGTCCTGCGTGTAGTAGTAGATATGGCGGATATGGTTCTAGATATTCATACCCTTCTTATGATAACTATTATTCCTCAACCAGTAGAACATCTTCATCTGGAAATTATAATATTTCAAAAGGTCGAACTCGAAAAGCTTCTTGGTCAAAATCTAGTTCAACAATTTATTATACGTCAGCAGAGATAAATGCACTTACACCTGTTAGAAAAGTTGTAGAAAAAAGAGCTGAAAAACCTGATATTAGAGATATTTTTCTTTGTCACGCTTGGGATGACAGAAAAGAATCTGCATTAGAATTATACAACTTACTTGAATCAAATGGTGTAAATGTATGGTTCAGTGAAAAAGATATACCATTAGGAACTTCATTTCTTCGGGAAATCGATAAAGGTTTAGCAAAATCTAAAATTGGAATTGTTTTAGTAACACCGAACTTTTTGAAAAGAGTACAGAATGAAGGTGTTGCCGAAAAAGAATTATCTGCTTTACTTGCTACAGACCAGCTAGTACCTATTGTGCATAATACAACATATGATGAATTAAGAGATGTGAGTCCATTATTAGGGTCAAGGAATGGATTAGATACACAAGAAGATACAATGGAAAATATTGCAAAGAAATTGACTGAATTAATTACTGTAAAAGAAGAAAACTACAGCTAA
- a CDS encoding HU family DNA-binding protein — protein sequence MALQYRITKRANNIKENSEIYIMQAIHTGVIDTDELSEIISSESSLSEADIKAVLISLGKKMQFYLQQGKIIDLDHIGKFKMGFQCKATNDPKNLKSPQSIQKFHINYQPTAKMKKFLKQGVPVLKEA from the coding sequence ATGGCACTACAATACCGCATTACAAAACGAGCAAACAACATCAAAGAGAATAGTGAAATTTACATCATGCAAGCCATCCATACAGGAGTCATTGATACGGATGAACTGAGCGAAATTATCAGCAGTGAATCGAGTTTGTCGGAAGCTGATATCAAAGCAGTGTTGATTTCTTTGGGTAAAAAAATGCAGTTTTATTTGCAACAAGGTAAAATCATTGACCTCGATCATATTGGAAAATTTAAAATGGGATTTCAATGCAAAGCTACTAACGACCCCAAAAACCTAAAATCACCCCAAAGCATCCAAAAGTTTCATATCAATTACCAACCTACAGCCAAAATGAAAAAGTTTTTAAAACAAGGTGTGCCTGTGTTGAAAGAAGCATAG
- a CDS encoding MORN repeat-containing protein, with product MKRIIFFLGLFLISSFTTKLYSQSDEVKNRYYRITSAAKEFEVDLNAFPPSPSKTTARAISDSASSLYVAVNNLLSTLEYESNTSVNSAELRKAYQDFRSKIQLIDLDRLVDLADLLVDANCFTNVKLCNFVFRHKDVIREYNKTYINGINNAQQAYSLVKREFENDKLDRMSKQINTNQKQTVQKKVNDDFNDFDEFEDIDNTSKKNSSNNLTNGKSITMRYSNGTKYIGEFKNNQRSGIGKLFDTDGKIIYEGEWLNDTQHGKGKRYFKSGDVYEGEFKNGKYHGRGVYQKYNGFKYEGQFQNDQFNGYGSIFYTNKTKYEGGFKNNKAHESGTYTNKYGILFNGNWRNGELYGKKFEYLDQIKKSNSRFSSLLNFRRKFNYADKRFDFQSIDFNKEAPTFEELDYANLTFNAEGYIDIPFVLTKDLSPNSTFFLMIINSSTWSVLDSNKKSIVKSYINLKDENDNIIAITQSNDNLSIPITKKGTYYIRLFNKSGNMSEHLSLFFVGEALNVK from the coding sequence ATGAAAAGAATAATCTTTTTTCTAGGCTTATTTCTTATTTCAAGTTTTACAACAAAACTTTACAGTCAATCTGATGAAGTTAAAAACCGCTATTACAGAATTACCAGTGCAGCAAAGGAGTTTGAAGTTGATTTAAATGCTTTTCCGCCTTCACCCTCTAAAACAACAGCTAGAGCAATTAGCGATTCAGCCTCTTCATTATACGTTGCTGTAAATAATTTATTATCAACCTTAGAGTATGAATCAAATACTAGTGTTAATTCTGCAGAATTAAGAAAAGCGTATCAAGACTTTCGATCAAAAATACAATTGATTGATTTGGATAGATTGGTTGATTTGGCAGATTTACTAGTGGATGCAAACTGTTTTACGAATGTTAAATTATGCAATTTTGTTTTTAGACATAAAGACGTGATTCGCGAATACAACAAAACCTATATCAACGGAATCAATAATGCACAACAAGCGTATAGTTTGGTAAAAAGAGAGTTTGAAAATGATAAGTTGGATAGAATGAGTAAGCAAATTAATACGAACCAAAAACAAACTGTGCAAAAGAAAGTAAATGATGATTTTAATGATTTTGATGAATTTGAGGATATAGATAACACTTCAAAAAAGAATTCATCAAATAATCTTACAAATGGTAAATCAATTACGATGCGCTATTCAAACGGCACAAAATATATAGGTGAATTTAAAAATAATCAAAGGTCAGGTATAGGAAAACTTTTTGATACTGATGGGAAAATAATTTATGAGGGAGAGTGGCTGAATGACACACAACACGGAAAAGGAAAAAGATATTTTAAGAGCGGTGATGTATACGAAGGTGAGTTTAAAAATGGAAAATATCACGGACGAGGTGTTTACCAGAAATATAACGGCTTTAAATATGAAGGTCAATTTCAAAATGATCAATTCAATGGGTATGGATCTATTTTTTATACAAACAAGACTAAATATGAAGGCGGTTTTAAAAACAATAAAGCCCATGAGTCAGGTACCTATACCAATAAATATGGTATTTTATTTAATGGAAATTGGAGAAATGGAGAGTTATACGGCAAAAAATTTGAGTATTTGGATCAGATTAAAAAAAGTAACTCAAGATTTTCTAGCTTACTTAATTTTAGAAGAAAATTTAACTATGCAGATAAACGTTTCGATTTTCAGTCAATTGACTTTAATAAAGAAGCTCCTACATTTGAAGAATTGGATTATGCAAATCTTACATTTAATGCAGAAGGATACATTGATATTCCATTTGTTTTAACTAAAGATTTGTCTCCAAATTCTACTTTTTTTCTTATGATTATTAATTCAAGTACTTGGTCTGTTTTAGATTCCAATAAGAAATCCATTGTTAAAAGCTATATAAATTTAAAAGACGAAAACGATAATATCATTGCAATAACGCAGTCAAATGATAATTTGTCAATACCTATCACCAAAAAAGGAACCTATTATATCAGGCTATTTAATAAATCTGGTAATATGTCCGAACATTTGTCATTATTTTTTGTAGGCGAAGCTTTGAATGTAAAATAA
- a CDS encoding SulP family inorganic anion transporter → MISKPIQLKKYINLFDFKQKVDYKTEVLSGLTVAIALIPEAVAFALIAGLSPLTGLYAAFVMGLITSILGGRPGMISGATGAVAVVIVALAISHGPEYIFATVVLAGILQVTAGVLRLGKLMRLVPHPVIFGFVNGLAIIIFMSQLAQFKDNNGDWLTGSSLAIFLGLVVLTMLIIWGLPKLTKVIPSSLMAILTISGIVIGFGIDTKTVGDIASIQGGFPPFHIPNVPVNLETLVVIFPYAAIVAGVGLIESLLTLNIVDEITETRGRGNKEAVAQGAANILSGFFSGMGGCAMIGQSLINVSNGARARLSGIVAAVALLAFVMFGAGLIEQLPMAALTGLMIMVAIGTFEWASLKTFNRMPKSDIFVMVVVTLVTVFLHNLALAVIIGVIIAALVFAWDNAQRIRARKYTDEKGIKHYEIYGPLFFGSVTVFNEKFDVLNDPEQIIIDFKESRVVDMSAIEALNKITERYEKVGKKVHLRHLSADCQKLLKNADKIIEVNVLEDPSYKVMSDL, encoded by the coding sequence ATGATTTCAAAACCTATCCAACTTAAAAAATACATCAACCTCTTTGACTTCAAACAAAAAGTAGATTATAAGACCGAAGTTTTATCAGGACTAACAGTAGCGATTGCATTGATTCCAGAGGCTGTTGCTTTTGCGCTCATAGCTGGCTTATCTCCGTTAACAGGTTTGTATGCCGCATTTGTAATGGGTTTGATAACCTCAATTTTAGGTGGAAGACCAGGCATGATTTCGGGAGCAACAGGAGCAGTAGCTGTGGTAATTGTTGCTTTGGCAATTTCGCACGGACCTGAATATATTTTTGCAACCGTTGTTTTAGCCGGAATTTTACAGGTTACAGCAGGTGTTTTACGTTTGGGAAAATTGATGCGTTTAGTGCCCCATCCAGTGATTTTCGGATTTGTCAATGGTTTGGCAATCATCATTTTTATGTCGCAATTGGCTCAATTTAAAGACAATAATGGCGATTGGTTGACAGGGAGTTCTTTGGCAATTTTTTTAGGATTGGTGGTATTAACCATGTTGATTATTTGGGGTTTGCCAAAACTAACCAAAGTGATTCCTTCGTCGTTAATGGCAATTTTAACCATTTCAGGAATTGTAATTGGGTTTGGGATTGATACCAAAACTGTGGGTGATATTGCGTCTATTCAAGGTGGTTTTCCGCCATTTCACATTCCTAATGTACCTGTTAACTTAGAAACGTTGGTTGTAATTTTCCCGTATGCGGCAATTGTGGCTGGTGTTGGATTGATTGAAAGTTTGTTAACTTTAAATATCGTTGACGAGATTACAGAAACGCGTGGTCGTGGTAATAAAGAGGCAGTTGCTCAAGGTGCAGCCAATATTTTATCGGGTTTTTTCTCAGGAATGGGAGGTTGTGCCATGATTGGTCAAAGTTTAATCAACGTTTCAAACGGGGCAAGAGCAAGGTTATCAGGAATTGTTGCAGCTGTGGCATTGTTAGCTTTTGTAATGTTTGGGGCAGGTTTAATTGAGCAATTGCCCATGGCAGCTTTAACTGGTTTGATGATTATGGTGGCAATTGGAACCTTTGAATGGGCGAGTTTAAAAACCTTTAACAGAATGCCAAAATCCGACATTTTTGTTATGGTAGTAGTTACATTAGTAACGGTATTCTTGCACAATTTGGCATTGGCAGTTATAATTGGGGTAATTATAGCGGCTTTGGTATTTGCTTGGGACAATGCGCAACGCATTCGTGCTCGAAAATATACTGACGAAAAAGGCATTAAACACTACGAGATTTACGGTCCTTTATTTTTTGGTTCGGTAACTGTTTTCAACGAAAAGTTTGATGTTTTGAACGATCCTGAACAAATCATCATTGATTTTAAAGAAAGTAGGGTTGTAGACATGTCTGCCATAGAGGCATTGAACAAAATAACAGAGCGATATGAAAAAGTAGGTAAAAAAGTACACTTACGTCATTTGAGTGCAGATTGTCAAAAATTATTGAAAAATGCCGACAAAATTATTGAGGTTAATGTACTTGAAGATCCTAGTTATAAGGTAATGTCTGATTTATAA
- the tsaE gene encoding tRNA (adenosine(37)-N6)-threonylcarbamoyltransferase complex ATPase subunit type 1 TsaE, whose product MNRDYDLSDLTAIATKIIATVPKKTLLFYGEMGVGKTTLIKEICLQLGVVDNISSPTFSLVNEYQTTNNERVYHFDFYRIIDETEALDIGIDDYFYNNDWCLIEWPQNIKNLLPLNAVEIQLSMAANGKRNILIK is encoded by the coding sequence ATGAATAGAGACTATGATTTATCAGATTTAACGGCCATTGCAACGAAAATAATTGCAACTGTTCCTAAAAAAACACTGTTGTTTTATGGAGAAATGGGTGTGGGAAAAACTACGCTTATTAAAGAAATTTGCTTGCAATTGGGTGTTGTAGATAACATCTCCTCTCCTACTTTTTCATTGGTTAATGAATATCAAACCACTAACAATGAGCGAGTGTATCACTTCGATTTTTATAGAATTATCGATGAAACCGAAGCTTTAGACATCGGAATTGATGATTATTTTTATAACAATGATTGGTGTTTGATTGAGTGGCCTCAAAACATCAAAAATTTACTACCTTTAAACGCGGTAGAAATTCAACTTTCTATGGCAGCAAATGGCAAACGAAACATTCTAATCAAATAA
- a CDS encoding alanine dehydrogenase codes for MSSFSPFSKEDLLPQEEMLEVQKRKGELFIGLPKETYLGEKRVCLTPDAVSALCAHGHRIVVETGAGLHSSYSDKEYSEAGAKISDNVEEAFKCNIVLKVAPPTEKEIGYINPQTILISSLQLKTQSKAYFEQLAKKRITAVAFDFIKDEHNSYPIVKSLSEIAGTASILIAAELMSGINKGNGLLLGNIGGVPPSSVVIFGAGTVGEYAAKTAIGLGARVKVFDNSISKLRKLQDCLHAPIYTSTVQPKSVAKALMRCDVAIGAIRGKNRSPICATEDMIKTMKEGAVIVDVSIDRGGCFETSNVTTHNTPTFVKHGVIHYCVPNIPARYARTASVSISNIFTPYLLNIAEEGGFENAARFDRSLRNGMYFYHGILTNKTVADWFDLPYRDINLLLI; via the coding sequence ATGAGTTCTTTTTCTCCTTTTAGCAAAGAAGATTTGCTACCCCAAGAAGAAATGTTAGAAGTGCAAAAACGCAAAGGAGAGCTTTTTATAGGCTTGCCTAAAGAAACCTATTTGGGTGAAAAAAGAGTTTGTTTAACGCCAGATGCTGTATCTGCCTTGTGTGCACATGGTCACCGAATTGTAGTTGAAACTGGTGCAGGTTTGCATTCTAGTTACTCAGACAAAGAATACTCAGAGGCAGGTGCAAAAATATCTGACAACGTAGAAGAAGCTTTTAAATGCAATATTGTATTGAAAGTTGCCCCGCCAACAGAAAAAGAAATCGGATATATCAATCCGCAAACCATCTTAATTTCGTCATTGCAATTAAAAACTCAATCCAAAGCCTATTTTGAACAATTGGCTAAAAAAAGAATTACTGCAGTGGCTTTTGATTTTATCAAAGACGAGCATAATTCTTATCCTATTGTAAAATCGCTCAGTGAAATTGCTGGTACTGCATCTATATTAATTGCAGCCGAATTGATGAGCGGCATTAACAAAGGAAATGGTTTGTTGTTAGGAAATATTGGAGGTGTGCCACCATCAAGCGTGGTGATTTTTGGCGCAGGAACTGTGGGTGAATATGCTGCCAAAACCGCTATTGGTTTGGGAGCTAGAGTAAAAGTTTTTGACAATTCTATCAGCAAACTTCGCAAATTGCAAGACTGTTTGCACGCACCAATTTATACTTCTACTGTGCAACCAAAATCGGTAGCCAAAGCTTTGATGCGTTGTGATGTGGCTATTGGTGCGATTAGAGGTAAAAACAGGTCGCCCATTTGTGCTACTGAAGACATGATTAAAACCATGAAAGAAGGAGCTGTCATTGTAGATGTAAGTATTGATAGAGGTGGTTGTTTTGAAACTTCTAACGTTACTACACACAACACACCAACTTTTGTAAAACATGGAGTGATTCATTATTGTGTACCCAATATTCCTGCAAGATATGCACGAACTGCCTCTGTTTCTATCAGTAATATTTTTACGCCATATCTGTTAAACATTGCAGAAGAAGGTGGTTTTGAAAATGCAGCACGATTTGATAGAAGCTTGCGCAATGGCATGTATTTTTATCACGGAATTTTAACCAACAAAACAGTAGCTGATTGGTTCGATTTACCATACAGAGATATTAATTTATTGCTTATTTAA
- a CDS encoding DUF4258 domain-containing protein, whose amino-acid sequence MLLKRIGYYLIGVSIGAIAVSFIWKNKNASFDYGMDARTLKTIRIKERFYSNEALQTLQNKQLDTTIISKILRNADVDFNKGKPRQKPCAEYFITGKDNLKNISLYVSRCDSTATIEKIIIN is encoded by the coding sequence ATGTTACTGAAAAGAATTGGTTATTATTTGATAGGTGTTTCCATTGGAGCCATTGCAGTTTCTTTTATATGGAAAAATAAAAATGCTTCATTTGACTATGGAATGGACGCACGAACCTTAAAAACCATTCGAATTAAAGAACGATTCTATTCCAATGAAGCATTGCAAACTCTTCAAAACAAACAATTGGATACTACTATCATTTCTAAAATACTAAGAAATGCAGATGTAGATTTTAACAAAGGAAAACCAAGACAAAAACCTTGTGCTGAATACTTTATTACGGGTAAAGACAATTTAAAAAACATCAGTTTATACGTTTCTAGATGTGATTCTACTGCAACTATTGAAAAGATAATTATAAATTAG
- a CDS encoding YdeI/OmpD-associated family protein: protein MSDKVLEYIEKHPQWKEILTKLREIITEFPLEETIKWGAPVFVFNQKNCVGLAAFKNYCGLWFFQGALLHDEKKVFINAQEGKTKAMLQWRFFSIDDVQTELIKEYIAQTIENIKLGKEIKRKTEDVNVNIPIELQNELSKNKDLTIAFQQLTKSCQREYATYISEAKKSETKLKRVDKCIAMILDKKGLNDQYQKN from the coding sequence ATGAGTGATAAAGTTTTGGAATACATTGAAAAACATCCACAATGGAAAGAAATTCTCACTAAATTAAGAGAAATTATTACAGAATTCCCTTTGGAAGAAACCATCAAATGGGGTGCACCTGTGTTTGTTTTCAATCAAAAAAACTGTGTTGGATTGGCAGCATTTAAAAATTATTGTGGCTTGTGGTTTTTTCAGGGAGCTTTGTTGCATGACGAAAAAAAAGTTTTTATCAACGCGCAAGAAGGCAAAACCAAAGCAATGTTGCAGTGGCGATTTTTTTCAATTGATGATGTACAAACGGAACTAATCAAAGAATATATTGCCCAGACAATTGAAAATATAAAGTTGGGTAAAGAAATCAAACGAAAAACGGAGGATGTCAATGTAAATATTCCGATTGAACTTCAAAATGAGCTCTCTAAAAATAAGGATTTAACAATCGCTTTTCAGCAACTTACTAAGAGCTGTCAACGAGAGTATGCTACCTATATTTCTGAAGCGAAAAAATCTGAAACCAAACTAAAAAGAGTTGACAAGTGTATTGCTATGATTTTGGATAAAAAGGGATTGAATGACCAATATCAAAAAAACTAA
- a CDS encoding SIR2 family NAD-dependent protein deacylase codes for MKKLVVLTGAGISAESGIKTFRDADGLWEGHDVLEVATPEGFAKNPALVLDFYNQRRRQLLTVLPNKAHYNLVALEEYFEVQIITQNIDDLHERAGSKNVLHLHGELLKVRSTKNPTTILEWRKDLMLGDLCKQKSQLRPHIVWFGEEVPMLEKAIELTEKADILVIIGTSMQVYPAASLVHYVSQKTPIYFIDPNPQITENRFANLIIIKELASTGTSILNAMLLQKQKSY; via the coding sequence ATGAAAAAATTAGTCGTTTTAACAGGCGCAGGAATTTCAGCAGAAAGTGGCATCAAAACTTTTAGAGATGCTGATGGTTTGTGGGAAGGTCATGATGTATTAGAAGTGGCAACTCCTGAGGGTTTTGCTAAAAATCCGGCTTTGGTATTGGATTTTTACAATCAACGAAGAAGACAGTTGTTAACAGTTTTGCCCAACAAAGCACATTATAATTTAGTTGCTTTAGAAGAATACTTTGAGGTGCAAATCATCACTCAAAATATCGACGACTTACACGAACGTGCAGGCAGTAAAAATGTGTTGCATTTGCATGGTGAACTCTTAAAAGTGCGCAGTACTAAAAATCCAACTACTATTTTAGAATGGAGAAAAGACTTGATGTTAGGAGATTTGTGCAAACAAAAAAGTCAGTTGCGCCCCCATATTGTATGGTTTGGAGAAGAAGTACCTATGCTTGAAAAAGCGATTGAACTTACTGAAAAAGCTGATATTTTAGTAATTATTGGCACTTCTATGCAAGTGTATCCTGCAGCAAGTTTGGTGCATTATGTGAGTCAAAAAACTCCTATTTATTTTATAGACCCAAATCCACAAATAACTGAAAATCGATTTGCCAATTTGATAATTATTAAGGAGTTAGCAAGTACAGGAACGAGCATTTTGAATGCTATGTTATTACAAAAACAAAAGAGCTACTAA
- a CDS encoding LytR/AlgR family response regulator transcription factor, which yields MNCILIDDEKMARVIIQTLCNSFDDLTVVEEFSSAIQAIKYLNENEVDLIFLDIHMPDFSGLDFIKTLKNPPKIILTTSDPQFAIEAFEYECVVDYLLKPIQLPRFEKAIAKVKNTIPKKPKIKASKSEKETVVENDFYVNIDRRLIKIDLASIYLVEAKGDYIHIKTEDKNYVVHSTLKKIEDKLPTSLFLKVHRSFIINVKKIIDIEDNSVLIKKDVVPVSRSNRPELMKRLNLL from the coding sequence ATGAATTGCATATTAATTGATGATGAAAAAATGGCAAGAGTTATCATACAAACTCTTTGTAACAGTTTTGATGACCTTACCGTTGTTGAAGAATTTTCAAGTGCAATTCAAGCCATTAAATACTTAAATGAAAACGAAGTAGATCTTATTTTTTTAGATATTCACATGCCCGATTTTAGTGGGCTAGACTTTATCAAGACCCTAAAAAATCCGCCAAAAATAATCTTAACCACATCAGATCCTCAATTTGCTATTGAAGCTTTTGAATATGAGTGTGTAGTAGATTATTTGTTAAAGCCCATACAATTGCCACGCTTTGAAAAAGCCATTGCAAAAGTAAAAAATACAATCCCTAAAAAACCGAAAATAAAAGCTAGCAAGAGCGAAAAGGAAACGGTTGTTGAAAATGATTTTTATGTAAATATTGATAGACGTCTTATAAAAATTGATTTGGCTAGTATTTATTTGGTTGAAGCTAAAGGCGATTATATTCACATCAAAACAGAAGATAAAAACTATGTTGTGCATTCTACTTTAAAAAAAATAGAAGACAAATTGCCAACATCCCTTTTTTTAAAAGTGCATCGCTCTTTCATCATCAATGTCAAAAAAATCATTGATATTGAAGACAATAGTGTGTTGATTAAAAAAGATGTGGTTCCTGTAAGTCGTTCAAATAGACCTGAGCTTATGAAACGTCTCAATTTACTGTAG
- a CDS encoding histidine kinase, producing MISEQPNLNYIDQLAAGDEAVKQLLVDVLKNEFPEEKIAYYESLAQKDFKLLAANVHRMKPKISILGFEKSYKLANDYERNLKDNNIEGAEAFEELLQVISSYLKTI from the coding sequence ATGATTTCTGAACAACCAAATTTAAATTATATAGATCAACTAGCAGCAGGAGATGAAGCTGTAAAGCAACTTCTGGTTGATGTTCTTAAAAATGAGTTTCCAGAAGAGAAAATTGCCTATTACGAAAGTTTAGCACAAAAAGATTTCAAGCTACTTGCAGCTAATGTACACAGAATGAAACCAAAAATAAGTATTTTGGGTTTCGAAAAAAGTTATAAATTAGCAAATGATTATGAACGAAATCTAAAAGATAACAATATTGAGGGTGCAGAAGCATTTGAGGAATTGTTACAAGTAATTTCATCGTATTTGAAAACTATTTAA
- a CDS encoding sensor histidine kinase, whose protein sequence is MNPLLKRQIRKYLSDELKSHPEMQLFLDAVNKSYHTFDDQFVMLQRATKISSEELSQANILLKKQYDAQNKIIEKLQNVVETLKTYNIKGVKNIDDLELNSHNLVDFINHQAKKIIEFNTQRDKLLQNVEQQNRELNYYAHMVSHDLKSPLQSINTLTSWIKEDYKDALEQDGLEKLDLIQENVDKLYYIVHGISEFSKVSKIENKFKSIALESVLSDVAKKIETSKKYEFNLPANLPVIQGDFYTLERLFFNIIDNGIKFNDKEIAMITLNFSEDETFWKFSISDNGKGIESKYFDKIFIAFKKLQNDDKSSGIGLSIVKKIIELYKGTIWLESTMNVGTTFHFTLKK, encoded by the coding sequence ATGAATCCACTTTTAAAAAGGCAAATTCGAAAATATTTATCTGATGAATTAAAATCTCATCCAGAAATGCAACTTTTTTTGGATGCAGTAAATAAGTCTTACCACACTTTTGATGACCAATTTGTGATGCTTCAAAGAGCTACAAAAATTAGTTCTGAAGAACTATCTCAGGCAAATATTTTATTAAAAAAACAATATGATGCCCAAAATAAAATCATTGAAAAGTTGCAGAATGTTGTTGAAACTCTAAAAACCTACAACATAAAAGGGGTTAAAAACATTGATGATTTAGAACTTAATAGTCATAATCTTGTTGATTTTATCAACCATCAAGCAAAAAAAATCATCGAATTCAACACGCAAAGAGACAAGTTACTTCAAAATGTTGAGCAGCAAAATCGAGAACTCAATTATTATGCACACATGGTTTCTCATGATTTAAAATCACCCTTGCAAAGTATCAATACACTAACTTCTTGGATTAAAGAAGATTATAAAGACGCTTTAGAGCAAGATGGCCTAGAAAAACTAGATTTAATTCAAGAAAATGTAGACAAACTGTATTATATCGTTCACGGAATTTCAGAATTTTCAAAAGTTAGCAAAATTGAAAATAAATTTAAAAGTATAGCTTTAGAAAGTGTTTTATCAGACGTAGCAAAAAAAATCGAGACCTCAAAAAAATACGAATTCAATCTTCCAGCAAACCTCCCTGTAATTCAGGGTGATTTTTATACGTTAGAACGTTTATTTTTCAATATCATTGATAACGGAATTAAGTTTAATGATAAAGAAATTGCCATGATTACGCTAAATTTTAGCGAAGATGAAACCTTTTGGAAGTTTTCTATAAGTGACAATGGCAAAGGCATAGAAAGCAAATATTTTGATAAAATTTTCATCGCTTTTAAAAAATTGCAAAACGATGACAAATCTTCGGGCATTGGGCTTTCAATTGTCAAAAAAATTATAGAACTTTACAAAGGTACAATATGGTTAGAATCCACAATGAATGTTGGAACTACTTTCCATTTTACCTTAAAAAAATGA